Genomic segment of Mercurialis annua linkage group LG6, ddMerAnnu1.2, whole genome shotgun sequence:
ttaattatatatatatataagtttctatgagatatacttttactttctttttgttttaaattattgaattttttttatcaaaaaattgttTTCTTATATGacaatcaaataattataaatgttttcgcTTTTAATATGCAAGATATAACtcaaacaaatttatttatgaTATGTTATCGTTAGATAATCCAATTCTTCCATCGTTTGTCATTCTTTTCGGCAGCTTCTTTTTCCAATAATTTTTTAGTCCAACTAGTGTCAAGTAgtcatatattttaataaattattataaaataaattataaattgtaaCGCGTTCTGCAATTATAATACgaagtttcaattttgtcgatttaaaACATGAACTGTTATTTTTGTCTGATAAAACAATACCAACGTCTATTGTTATATGGTATCCAATGTTCCGACATCCATatccatatttttttaataaactttcccaattaattaaaattacatacataatccaattaaaaatatattgcaTACATTGTTTAtagtaaaaatttatttttttataaaattaataatttgcaTCACAATAATTTTTTACGGCAGTGGCGTGGATGGAATATAAGAAAGTTGGAGTatcatttatgaaaaataatttgaaatccAGCTAATATTGTTCTCACCTTCTTCACCAACCACTTTGCTTCAATAGAATATATTATACAGTAATTAGATATGAAACTTGTTCAACATCTTTAACAAATTTagatttttgtatttgttttaggTTTCAATCAACGAGAGAAAACAGATTAAAAAGGCCATgaatttatataatttcttaCTAATTTCcttgtaatttaattttcctGAAAAATTCTCAAATCCTtaatcttaaaaaaaacaaaacaaataatggTTCCCACTATTTATTTGAAACACACGTCCTAAACCCTAAAAATCCTCATAATCAATCCAGAATAATGGTTCCCACTACTAGTATGGCTTTAATATGACATTTTAATATTAAAGTTTAATAAtggtttattataaatttttcaatataattttactGTCAATTGAATAATAAGATATTATATTTGTGAATAAAGTATATAAAAGTAATTATACttacatttatttttcaaatttatttattatgtattagtaatttgtttttgtaaattaaaaaattaatttgcatttaattatgattaagcAATATATATCGTTGTTACGCTATCAATCACATTATTAAtcttactactaaataaaacatcaaaaatGATGTATAAGTAGCATATCTTAGACAgtattttatatcaattataGTAACatgttattaaaaataattaattttaattagtattattgagTAATTATCTTAgtagtataatttttatattacaaaataaaaactattaaataataaattactttataatataatatgtaACTATTAAGTTATTATTAATTACATTATTTAGATAATTGGTTTATAATGCTAACCAAGATAAATTATTTCTAGTAAACTgctattttaataattgtaattaaaatattaacatacTTCTGATAAACtatagttttaattattatttgataatatttactttccaatataatatataatttaattatcaatttaaaattaaactattaagACAAAATATTCTAGAATACTAACTAAAAGATCATCAAAGTGAAaaacttttaaagaaaataactaATTATCCAAAAGAAATTAATGAACAATTCTTTCTTAATCCTTATATTTTAAAGATGGTTCTCTCCAAAGAATAACTATTGTCTCTGTAATTATCTCTTTTacagattattatttttttaattcccaaaaaaaaaaaattggctccCTATTTTCATGAGAAATCTAAAgccaataaaaaaaaagaatgattcaacaaactttaaaatataacaATCCTAAAAATCCTCATTATCaatctttttttgtttcttgCACCAAAAATCCAAGCTGTTGCCTATCTTTTTCCACATTTTTTTCTCTAACAATCAAACTATCTTTTCTATACATGCATCTCTATTTTTCTTCCCATCAAAACTTAAAAAAACCTTTCtcttctaaaaaataattaattagcggCCGCCGCCCCCCACCACTTTTACCACCGCCACCACCGATACCACCATACGAATAATGGGCACTTGTTGCTCTCGTGGGGAATCTGGTGCTGGTGCACATATTAACGAAAAAGGAGATCGCTATACATcacataataataacaataacacGAATGGTAGTTTTCTTGGGCGTCAAGATAACTCCACTACTCCGCCTAAGGCAACCGCTCCACCTTCTCCTTCTCCATCCGTCTCACCTAAACCGGCAAAGGCAGCTCCTATCGGACCGGTCCTAGGCCGACCTATGGAGGATGTAAAGTCAATCTACACCATGGGTAAAGAACTTGGTAGAGGACAGTTTGGGGTTACTCATTTATGCACGCTTAAGAGTACAGGTGAGTATAGACAGATctacattaaaaatttaaaataacatcatTATTATGAatctaataatataatttttccaACTTTATCTAAAATATTTGGATCCGCCACTACAAGTTGAGCATAAACAGACCCGTATAAAACGCACGATAGATAATTGTCAccttaaaagtttaaattttcaaaataatatcattaaaatgaattcaataatataattttgttcagtttatataaaatttatgaatccACCAATGCAGGTGAGCAATTTGCATGCAAAACGATAGCGAAAAGGAAGCTAGTGAACAAGGAAGATGTGGAAGATGTTAAGAGAGAAGTTCAAATTATGCATCATTTGACAGGACAGCCTAATATTGTTGAACTCAAAGGTGCTTATGAGGACAAACATTCGGTTCATTTGGTGATGGAATTGTGTGCCGGTGGCGAACTTTTTGATCGGATTATCGCTAAGGGTCATTATACGGAACGTGCTGCTGCGTCTTTGCTTAGAACTATTGTTCAAATTGTTCATACTTGTCATTCTATGGGTGTTATTCATAGAGATCTTAAGCCTGAAAATTTCCTTTTGCTTAGCAAGGATGAACATTCTCCTCTAAAAGCTACCGATTTTGGCCTTTCTGTTTTCTACAAGCCAGGTATATATACGTTGCTTTTAATATACCGCACGGAAACAAAAATGTTGAATCGAGAAACACaactatttttttacaaaaaaagattattaaaataaaattttcagagTTCTAGAAGTTTTTATGGAAACTAAAATGAAACCACAAAATCAGGACTCGATAAATTTCCATGCAATATAATCGGATTTTTACCAAATCGATTTTCACATTTTATACTTGTACAGGAGAAGTGTTCAAGGATATTGTAGGAAGTGCATATTACATAGCACCAGAAGTGTTGAAGAGGAGATATGGACCAGAAGCTGATATATGGAGTGTTGGTGTTATGTTGTATATTCTTCTATCTGGTGTTCCACCCTTTTGGGCTGGTAATAactcaatttgtttttaattttttttataattaacttCAAACTCGAATTAATTCGAACTCAAAACCTTAAAAGTTATGATTAAGGGTGTGCATTCAATTCAAACCGAACAATCAAACCAAGCTAGTTGATTTTGTCAACCTTTTTAGTTCGGTTCTAGGTACTAATATTTCTCCATGTCCAAACCGAACTGAATTTATCGTTTCTGTTCGCAGAATCTGAACATGGGATATTCAATGCAATATTACGCggacatgttgatttttcaagtGATCCATGGCCTCAAATTTCACCTCAAGCTAAGGATCTTGTTAAGAAAATGCTCAATTCAGATCCTAAACAACGTTTGACAGCCATCCAGGTTCTAAGTAAGTTTAGTAATTTTTTCTTGCTTGGATCACAagcaattaatattattataaaagtttgtAAGGAAAAATATAtgattgttttaaattgttCAGGTCATCCATGGATCAAGGAGGATGGAGAAGCACCTGATACTCCTCTTGATAATGCAGTATTGAGTAGGCTCAAACAATTCAAAGCCATGAATAGATTCAAGAAAGTTGCCCTAAGGGTAATAATTAATAACTTCTACCAAAAAAGCGAATCCAACATTTTTTATCATCTTCTGGTTTATCGGTGGACCACTCTCGCATGAACGGAATCTACCTTTAAGGGAAGTAGAGTTCTTATGAGAGAGATCCATGAAAATCTGGTCTAGATAAGAAAAGAGCAAAGGATCATTCTGATCTCTGAATTTATCCATCATGGTCAATTAACTCAA
This window contains:
- the LOC126686944 gene encoding calcium-dependent protein kinase 17-like, which codes for MGTCCSRGESGAGAHINEKGDRYTSHNNNNNTNGSFLGRQDNSTTPPKATAPPSPSPSVSPKPAKAAPIGPVLGRPMEDVKSIYTMGKELGRGQFGVTHLCTLKSTGEQFACKTIAKRKLVNKEDVEDVKREVQIMHHLTGQPNIVELKGAYEDKHSVHLVMELCAGGELFDRIIAKGHYTERAAASLLRTIVQIVHTCHSMGVIHRDLKPENFLLLSKDEHSPLKATDFGLSVFYKPGEVFKDIVGSAYYIAPEVLKRRYGPEADIWSVGVMLYILLSGVPPFWAESEHGIFNAILRGHVDFSSDPWPQISPQAKDLVKKMLNSDPKQRLTAIQVLSHPWIKEDGEAPDTPLDNAVLSRLKQFKAMNRFKKVALRVIAGCLSEEEIIGLKEMFKGIDTDNSGTITLEELKQGLAKQGTKLSEFEVKQLMEAADADGNGTIDYDEFITATMHLNRMDREEHLYTAFQHFDKDNSGYITTEELEQALRDYGMHDGRDIKEIISEVDNDNDGNINYDEFVAMMKKGNPEANPKKRRDTLFV